One genomic region from Capillibacterium thermochitinicola encodes:
- a CDS encoding sensor domain-containing diguanylate cyclase codes for MLQHNNGKTQLRLKINLKLHQLTSLLFLALVCLLTFGQTSPYPYSLRPYLTFVLLFSFVALVVKEILYKRQLLPRFFWLMDLLDVATASFIYYLGFFSVNYLIVLYFFLIFLSVREFIPGETHYLTLLSLIGFGINVALLWPNYRILAPIYGMDPVFYGFIVGSAFFSLVFVGVFAYFYAKSDFRLSRHLEQMLAEKEAALKETYLTHANLEEKYAFSYTLTLIQQFLLEEMDETNLLTRITDIIQGIVGSYSCAIFSLDKDNTIRLAAYSGKQLPPDLPEFVQRKDSLVALTIKSQAIHNEKDASFAERNFWAEHNIHSLITIPLSTKNNKLGVILVTSAQTFSFDQEQQEQLMIIANQISLALENTRLHKETKLMAWHDSLTGLYNRNYLNIFLSIVEDSTSNRLGCLIFDLDHFKVVNDTYGHTTGDMVLKKLATILSKHTSPGRIAVRYGGEEFIMLDLNSSMEELYNLGEQIRKEVAAYKFWTATGEEFSITISCGIALDDTGFDKVFAKADTALYQAKNQGRNQVVIYGSRAMETSVN; via the coding sequence ATGTTACAACATAATAACGGCAAGACCCAACTCCGGCTCAAAATTAACCTAAAGTTACACCAACTAACCAGCTTACTATTTCTCGCGTTGGTGTGCCTCCTTACCTTCGGCCAAACCAGTCCTTATCCTTACTCCCTCCGGCCTTATTTAACTTTTGTCCTTCTTTTTTCCTTTGTGGCCTTGGTGGTAAAGGAGATCCTTTACAAGCGCCAACTCCTGCCCCGCTTTTTTTGGCTCATGGACCTCCTTGATGTGGCCACGGCCTCTTTCATTTATTATCTGGGTTTTTTCTCCGTGAACTATCTGATCGTCCTTTATTTCTTCCTGATCTTTCTATCTGTACGTGAGTTTATTCCCGGTGAAACCCATTACCTGACCTTGCTTTCCCTGATCGGTTTCGGCATCAATGTAGCGCTCTTATGGCCGAACTACCGGATCCTGGCCCCCATCTACGGTATGGATCCGGTCTTTTACGGTTTTATTGTCGGTTCCGCCTTCTTTTCGCTCGTTTTCGTCGGGGTCTTTGCCTATTTCTATGCCAAATCCGACTTTCGGCTCTCCCGGCATCTGGAGCAAATGTTGGCGGAGAAAGAAGCCGCTTTAAAAGAGACTTACCTCACCCACGCCAATCTCGAGGAGAAATACGCCTTTTCCTATACCCTAACCCTGATCCAGCAATTCCTGCTGGAAGAGATGGACGAAACCAACCTGCTCACCCGGATCACCGATATTATCCAAGGGATCGTGGGCAGTTATAGCTGCGCTATTTTTAGTCTGGATAAAGACAATACCATTCGGCTTGCCGCTTATTCCGGAAAACAACTTCCGCCGGACCTGCCCGAGTTTGTCCAGAGGAAAGACAGTCTGGTGGCGTTGACGATTAAAAGCCAGGCTATCCATAATGAAAAAGACGCCTCCTTTGCCGAGCGCAATTTCTGGGCCGAGCACAATATTCATTCTTTGATCACAATCCCCCTTTCCACCAAGAACAACAAATTAGGGGTGATCCTGGTCACCAGCGCCCAAACCTTCTCCTTTGACCAGGAGCAACAGGAACAGTTAATGATCATTGCCAACCAGATCAGCTTAGCCTTGGAAAACACCCGTCTGCACAAAGAAACAAAGTTAATGGCCTGGCACGATTCGCTCACCGGCTTGTACAATCGTAACTACCTCAACATTTTCCTTTCTATTGTCGAAGATAGCACCAGCAATCGACTGGGCTGCCTGATCTTTGATCTCGACCATTTCAAAGTGGTCAATGATACCTATGGTCATACCACCGGTGACATGGTCCTGAAAAAACTGGCTACGATCCTGTCCAAACATACCTCCCCCGGCCGAATTGCCGTTCGTTACGGCGGGGAAGAGTTCATCATGCTCGACTTGAATTCCAGTATGGAAGAGCTTTACAACTTGGGCGAGCAAATCCGGAAGGAAGTGGCCGCTTATAAATTCTGGACCGCCACGGGCGAGGAGTTTTCCATCACGATCAGTTGCGGGATCGCCCTTGACGACACCGGCTTTGACAAGGTCTTCGCCAAAGCCGATACCGCCCTTTACCAAGCCAAAAATCAAGGCCGCAACCAAGTGGTCATCTATGGCAGTAGGGCAATGGAAACATCCGTTAATTAA
- a CDS encoding serine/threonine-protein kinase, with amino-acid sequence MGLSQKATKTAGDGATLWLVVDERGEKYLFEPLGLTQPPKEKIFLEILRELRQTIQTPLRLATAWPVFTYRGIEKCGDETGLVLVYDEELWANWEAKGQVLPPSAVAAVAQELLSMVPTSDEGTPEFIPFYPGDLVPLGDGRWGLLDPRVQYLLAPYRAGGEQRSFYEAPEVIAGGPRTPAAYLYTLGLTLFYLATGEFPFPVHDRRETVTAMLREDPPDPRYFQPQIGGGLAEFLLKLLSRNPQDRPDVPASQAALQQAMAAGTLVAKPEEATRFRAEAETVRAKTARKRQWYWRWQHYKWPVAAVLGLVLIVFLLLRGGGYEEKITPATTPEEVVAVFYDGLARLDPLQMEEALAKGVGREFIDMVSVLHVTGKIREAYERITDPFLDLTALTIVEAEASTAERPVFTAVYRLRIRQGDIWINQERRDRLVLEKHKMKWQIILLDSAVLAEERTPVPGSVPPGVLDISNEVR; translated from the coding sequence ATGGGTTTATCACAGAAAGCAACGAAAACCGCCGGAGACGGGGCCACGCTTTGGCTGGTCGTGGATGAACGAGGGGAAAAATATTTGTTTGAGCCCCTTGGCCTGACCCAACCACCGAAAGAGAAGATCTTCCTCGAAATTCTCCGCGAACTACGGCAGACCATCCAGACGCCGCTGCGTTTGGCCACTGCTTGGCCGGTCTTTACCTACCGGGGAATTGAAAAGTGTGGGGACGAGACGGGGCTTGTATTGGTCTATGATGAGGAACTGTGGGCCAATTGGGAAGCGAAGGGGCAGGTCCTGCCGCCGTCCGCGGTCGCCGCGGTCGCCCAGGAGCTGCTATCCATGGTGCCGACCTCCGACGAAGGGACTCCGGAGTTTATCCCGTTCTATCCAGGGGATCTGGTTCCGTTGGGGGACGGACGTTGGGGGCTTTTGGACCCCCGGGTGCAGTATTTGCTGGCCCCGTACCGGGCCGGCGGTGAACAGCGTTCCTTTTATGAGGCGCCGGAGGTTATTGCCGGGGGGCCCCGGACGCCCGCGGCCTACCTTTACACTTTAGGGCTGACCCTTTTTTACCTGGCGACGGGGGAATTTCCTTTTCCCGTTCATGACCGGCGGGAGACGGTCACGGCGATGCTCCGGGAAGATCCCCCGGATCCCCGTTACTTTCAACCGCAGATCGGGGGCGGCTTAGCGGAGTTCCTTCTCAAATTGCTCAGCCGGAACCCGCAGGACCGGCCGGATGTGCCGGCCAGCCAGGCTGCGCTTCAACAAGCCATGGCTGCGGGGACCCTGGTGGCGAAACCGGAGGAAGCCACCCGCTTCCGAGCGGAAGCGGAAACAGTGAGGGCCAAAACGGCGCGGAAAAGACAGTGGTACTGGCGTTGGCAACATTACAAATGGCCGGTGGCGGCGGTCCTCGGTTTGGTCCTGATTGTATTTTTACTTCTCCGCGGGGGTGGTTATGAGGAGAAGATTACACCCGCCACCACGCCGGAGGAGGTGGTGGCGGTCTTTTACGACGGGTTGGCCCGGCTTGATCCGCTCCAAATGGAAGAGGCCTTGGCCAAAGGAGTGGGGCGCGAGTTTATCGACATGGTCTCCGTGCTGCATGTTACGGGTAAGATTCGTGAAGCCTATGAAAGGATCACCGACCCCTTCCTCGACCTGACGGCGCTGACCATTGTGGAAGCAGAGGCATCAACCGCTGAACGTCCCGTTTTTACCGCCGTTTACCGTCTGCGGATCCGGCAAGGCGATATCTGGATTAACCAGGAACGGCGCGACCGGTTGGTGCTGGAAAAGCATAAGATGAAGTGGCAGATTATCCTGCTCGACTCGGCGGTCCTGGCCGAAGAGCGTACGCCGGTACCCGGTTCCGTGCCGCCGGGTGTACTTGACATCTCCAATGAGGTAAGATAA
- the hpt gene encoding hypoxanthine phosphoribosyltransferase, which translates to MFGRRITVKELAEILLTPEDIARRVQELGAEITRDYQGKELVVIGILKGALPFMADLIRQIKVPLRYDLMAVSSYGDSTRTSGAVQILKDIEMGLEDQHVLVVEDIIDTGLTLKYLVSNLQARCPASLKICTLLDKPSRREVDIHPDYNGFVIPDHFVVGYGLDYAERFRELPMIGILKPEVYTGK; encoded by the coding sequence ATGTTTGGCAGGAGGATAACAGTGAAAGAATTAGCCGAAATTTTACTGACCCCGGAAGATATTGCCCGGCGCGTCCAAGAGCTGGGCGCGGAGATTACCAGGGATTACCAAGGGAAAGAGTTGGTGGTGATTGGAATCTTAAAGGGGGCGCTTCCGTTTATGGCGGACCTGATCCGGCAGATCAAAGTCCCTTTAAGATATGATCTGATGGCGGTCTCCAGCTATGGGGATTCAACCCGGACTTCCGGTGCGGTTCAGATTTTGAAGGATATTGAAATGGGGCTGGAAGACCAACATGTTCTGGTGGTGGAGGATATTATCGACACCGGGCTGACCCTTAAGTATTTGGTCAGCAACCTCCAAGCGCGTTGTCCGGCCAGCCTAAAGATCTGTACGTTACTGGATAAGCCCAGCCGCCGTGAGGTCGACATCCACCCGGATTACAACGGGTTTGTCATCCCCGATCATTTTGTGGTGGGTTATGGCTTGGACTATGCGGAGCGTTTTCGGGAGCTGCCGATGATTGGGATCCTCAAACCGGAGGTCTATACGGGAAAATAA
- a CDS encoding carbohydrate-binding protein, translating to MAKSKMQEVVDGIYVEPVPITVGDEVKLKYKGILATAGAKSIYLHTGYGFDQWTDVQDIKMKKGRDGSWSASLVVNNPTRLNFCFHDGADHWDNNYGRNWSYDIHDGELTD from the coding sequence GTGGCCAAATCCAAAATGCAAGAGGTTGTGGACGGAATTTACGTGGAACCGGTGCCAATTACCGTTGGTGATGAGGTTAAACTGAAATATAAGGGGATCCTGGCGACAGCCGGGGCGAAAAGCATTTACCTCCATACCGGCTATGGCTTCGACCAGTGGACCGACGTGCAGGATATTAAAATGAAAAAAGGGCGGGACGGCAGTTGGTCCGCCTCGCTGGTCGTCAACAACCCAACGCGATTGAATTTCTGTTTCCACGACGGAGCCGACCATTGGGATAATAACTACGGCCGGAATTGGAGTTATGACATCCATGACGGCGAATTAACCGACTGA
- a CDS encoding response regulator, giving the protein MAKILVIDDSPLFRLLLKEILIHAGNECFDAATVTEGLALFFKEEPDLVIKDLIIGDADPVEVIKEFKKYNPKVKIVVCSTATQKGLIYKAIRAGAQDFLIKPFHTDEVTKTVQRLLAN; this is encoded by the coding sequence GTGGCCAAAATTCTTGTGATCGACGATTCCCCACTCTTCAGGCTCTTATTGAAGGAAATTCTGATCCACGCCGGTAACGAGTGTTTTGACGCAGCAACGGTTACCGAAGGCTTGGCGCTTTTTTTTAAAGAAGAACCCGATTTGGTGATTAAAGATTTGATCATCGGCGATGCCGACCCCGTAGAAGTGATTAAAGAATTTAAGAAGTACAATCCCAAGGTGAAAATTGTGGTTTGCAGTACAGCGACGCAGAAAGGCCTGATCTACAAAGCGATTCGAGCCGGAGCTCAGGATTTTCTGATTAAACCCTTTCATACCGATGAAGTTACCAAAACAGTCCAGCGCTTACTGGCGAACTAA
- a CDS encoding replication-associated recombination protein A — MDLFSAARETQRKKEAPLATRMRPERFEDFIGQQEIVGPNRLLRRAIEADRITSMIFYGPPGTGKTTLAFLIAKYTKAHFETVNAVSTGVTELRKLIKEAEERYALHGKRTIVFIDEIHRFNKGQQDALLPAVEDGTIILLGATTENPYYEVNTPLLSRSRIFRLRPLTDDEMKQVIARALQDREKGLGDLQVELEPAALEHLVRVAEGDARLALNGLELAALTTEPGPDGKRVLTAEIIADSVQQKVIRYDKQGDNHYDTISAFIKSIRGSDPDAALFYLARMLKAGEDPKFIARRMIILAAEDIGNADPQGLLVAVAAAQAVEMVGLPEARIPMAQAAVYLATAPKSNACYLGIDRASADVDTVSQGTIPLHLRDASHPGSRQMGHGQGYLYPHAFPGHYVRQEYLPPELKGRRYYEPTTEGYEREIKARIEKWRTGGE; from the coding sequence ATGGATCTATTCAGTGCGGCGCGGGAAACCCAACGGAAGAAGGAGGCTCCCTTGGCGACGCGGATGCGGCCGGAACGTTTTGAGGATTTCATCGGCCAGCAGGAGATTGTTGGCCCCAACCGTTTACTGCGCCGGGCGATCGAAGCCGACCGGATCACTTCGATGATCTTTTACGGGCCGCCGGGGACCGGCAAAACAACGCTGGCTTTTCTGATCGCCAAATATACGAAAGCCCATTTTGAGACGGTGAACGCCGTTTCGACCGGTGTCACGGAGCTGAGAAAGCTGATTAAGGAAGCGGAAGAGCGTTACGCCTTGCATGGGAAACGGACCATTGTCTTTATTGATGAGATCCACCGGTTCAATAAAGGACAACAGGATGCGCTGTTGCCGGCGGTGGAAGACGGGACCATTATTTTGCTGGGCGCGACCACCGAAAATCCCTACTATGAGGTGAATACTCCTCTCTTGTCCCGTTCCCGGATTTTTCGCCTGCGGCCGTTGACCGACGATGAGATGAAGCAAGTGATTGCCCGCGCCCTGCAGGACCGGGAGAAGGGATTGGGCGACCTCCAGGTGGAACTGGAACCTGCGGCTTTGGAACATCTGGTCCGGGTGGCCGAGGGTGATGCGCGGCTGGCTTTAAATGGTTTGGAGCTGGCGGCGCTGACGACCGAACCGGGTCCGGACGGAAAGCGGGTGCTCACGGCGGAGATTATTGCCGATTCGGTGCAACAGAAGGTGATCCGCTATGACAAGCAAGGCGATAACCATTACGATACGATCTCTGCTTTTATTAAATCGATCCGGGGTTCCGATCCGGACGCCGCCCTTTTTTACCTGGCACGGATGTTGAAAGCGGGGGAAGACCCGAAATTTATCGCCCGGCGAATGATTATCCTGGCCGCCGAGGATATCGGCAACGCCGACCCCCAAGGGTTATTGGTGGCGGTTGCCGCCGCGCAGGCCGTGGAGATGGTCGGGTTACCGGAAGCCCGGATTCCCATGGCCCAGGCGGCGGTCTATCTGGCGACCGCGCCCAAGTCCAATGCTTGTTATCTGGGGATTGACCGTGCTTCCGCTGATGTGGACACGGTCAGCCAGGGGACGATTCCGCTGCATCTTCGGGACGCCAGCCATCCCGGCTCCCGCCAGATGGGGCACGGCCAGGGCTATCTCTACCCCCATGCTTTTCCCGGACATTATGTCCGCCAAGAATACTTGCCCCCTGAGCTGAAAGGGCGTCGTTACTATGAGCCGACGACCGAAGGCTATGAGCGGGAGATTAAAGCCCGGATAGAAAAATGGCGCACTGGGGGAGAATAA
- a CDS encoding Veg family protein — MSRQETNVLEKIRKDMDSFVGQEVSIKANTGRKKVFQVNGILEQTYPKVFVVRFRERQVERRVSYSYADLLTEAVEITIGDTRIGVQTN; from the coding sequence TTGTCCAGGCAAGAAACGAATGTTTTAGAAAAGATCCGGAAGGATATGGACAGCTTTGTTGGCCAAGAGGTCAGTATTAAAGCGAACACGGGACGCAAGAAGGTTTTCCAGGTCAATGGCATTCTGGAACAGACCTATCCCAAAGTTTTCGTAGTGAGGTTCCGGGAACGGCAGGTTGAACGGAGAGTATCTTATAGTTATGCCGATCTACTTACGGAGGCTGTGGAAATAACCATCGGAGATACCCGGATTGGCGTACAGACAAATTAA
- a CDS encoding SpoIID/LytB domain-containing protein has product MNRRMVGLGLILGVLLLLPPRPVAGEPSALLVLTVKLSLAPPVTLRCRGPVTLYSLPEKGLALAPPLSNAPWREVYGGTIRHQLTWRVELVGGRILLASEQGDLLTTDLPLLLWSNDGSGFELDGAVYPGALVIWPADGLLFFNEVSLEDYVCGVLGSEAYAGWPMEALKANAVAIRSYTLYSLGKHEHYDLCDTIHCQVYRGLPPETVYRTAVRETAGEILCWQGAPINAVYHSSSGGRTRNNEEVWAGTPLPYLRSVEDFDHGGRNYQWPQDYLFSWDELTQSLGVARDQELRLVPFFNPAGERLGFWFYSHLTGKQLRNEELRRLLSLPSANFRIFIDPGETEITQAVTLPPGTNLLFTGKGAGHGVGLSQWGAADMASRGYSYRQILRHYYGPEVVLSSAGGQLRRQKSATQ; this is encoded by the coding sequence ATGAACAGGCGGATGGTTGGATTGGGGTTGATCCTTGGTGTTCTGCTCTTGTTGCCGCCAAGGCCGGTGGCCGGTGAGCCCTCGGCTCTGCTTGTCCTGACCGTTAAGTTAAGCTTGGCGCCACCCGTGACCCTCCGTTGCCGGGGACCGGTGACCCTTTACTCCCTGCCGGAGAAGGGCTTGGCCTTGGCCCCCCCGCTGTCGAACGCCCCTTGGCGAGAAGTGTACGGCGGTACCATCCGCCACCAACTGACTTGGCGGGTCGAGCTGGTCGGGGGACGGATTCTCCTTGCGTCGGAACAGGGCGATTTGTTGACCACTGATTTGCCTTTGCTGCTGTGGAGTAACGACGGGAGTGGCTTTGAGCTGGACGGAGCCGTCTATCCGGGAGCGCTGGTTATTTGGCCGGCGGATGGACTGCTGTTCTTTAATGAAGTCAGCTTGGAGGATTACGTCTGCGGTGTTTTGGGGAGCGAAGCCTATGCCGGTTGGCCTATGGAAGCATTGAAGGCAAACGCGGTGGCCATCCGGTCTTATACTTTATATAGTCTGGGGAAACACGAACATTATGACCTTTGCGATACCATCCATTGTCAGGTCTACCGGGGTCTGCCGCCGGAGACGGTTTACCGGACGGCGGTGCGGGAGACGGCCGGGGAGATCCTGTGTTGGCAAGGGGCGCCGATTAACGCCGTTTATCATTCGAGCAGCGGCGGGCGGACGAGGAACAACGAGGAGGTTTGGGCGGGAACGCCTCTGCCCTATTTGCGTTCGGTGGAAGATTTTGACCACGGCGGGAGAAACTACCAGTGGCCACAGGATTACCTTTTCAGTTGGGACGAGCTGACCCAGTCCCTTGGCGTGGCGAGGGATCAGGAATTACGCCTGGTTCCGTTCTTCAATCCGGCCGGGGAACGCCTGGGCTTCTGGTTTTACAGTCACCTGACGGGAAAACAGTTGCGGAACGAAGAGTTAAGACGCCTGTTGTCCCTACCCAGCGCCAATTTTCGCATTTTTATCGATCCGGGGGAAACCGAAATCACGCAGGCGGTTACCTTGCCGCCGGGGACGAATCTCCTCTTTACCGGGAAAGGGGCCGGCCACGGGGTCGGGCTCAGTCAGTGGGGAGCGGCGGACATGGCCAGCCGGGGCTATTCTTACCGCCAAATTCTCCGGCATTATTATGGGCCGGAGGTTGTTTTGAGTTCTGCTGGTGGTCAGCTGCGCAGACAAAAGTCTGCGACCCAATAA
- the splB gene encoding spore photoproduct lyase, with protein sequence MELFMPKLVFFEPGALDYPLGRKLYELMVARGIPCRITPSHNRVLGIPGETPQIAYREAKQTLVVGVKKSLKLDSCRPSADYEFALGTGCPGGCQYCYLATTLGRKPYIRVYVNVDEILAAVKSYIDKNRPNITSFEAASTADPLAVEHLTGSLRKTITFFGRQDYGRLRVVSKFANVDSLLDLEHQGHTKFRFSINSAYVIETFEAKTAPLHERLTAAGKMAAAGYPLGFIIAPLFLYENWQADYRRLLKDLADWLRPHRPPSLSFELISHRFTARAKKVILERFPRTKLEMDEKNRKLKWGKYGYGKYLYPPEQLETLKNWFTAEIKDYFPQAEIEYFT encoded by the coding sequence ATGGAACTTTTTATGCCAAAACTGGTTTTTTTTGAACCGGGCGCCCTGGACTATCCTTTAGGCCGGAAGCTTTACGAACTGATGGTCGCGCGAGGGATTCCCTGCCGGATTACCCCTTCCCACAACCGCGTCCTCGGGATCCCCGGGGAAACACCCCAAATCGCCTACCGCGAAGCCAAACAGACTCTGGTGGTGGGCGTGAAAAAATCCCTTAAACTCGATTCCTGCCGACCCTCCGCTGATTACGAATTCGCCCTCGGGACCGGTTGCCCGGGGGGGTGCCAATACTGCTATCTAGCCACCACGCTGGGGCGTAAACCTTACATCCGGGTCTATGTCAATGTCGATGAGATCTTGGCAGCCGTCAAATCATACATCGACAAAAACCGCCCAAACATTACAAGTTTTGAAGCCGCCAGCACCGCCGACCCCCTTGCGGTTGAGCACTTAACCGGCTCTCTGCGTAAGACCATCACCTTCTTCGGTCGCCAGGATTATGGCCGGCTCCGGGTGGTCAGCAAGTTTGCCAACGTCGATAGCCTCCTCGACCTCGAACATCAAGGACATACCAAGTTTCGCTTCAGTATCAACTCGGCCTATGTCATTGAAACCTTCGAAGCGAAGACCGCTCCGCTGCACGAAAGGTTAACCGCCGCCGGTAAAATGGCCGCAGCCGGCTACCCCTTGGGTTTTATTATTGCCCCTTTGTTCCTTTACGAAAACTGGCAGGCCGACTACCGTCGCTTACTGAAAGACCTGGCCGATTGGCTCCGGCCCCACCGTCCGCCCAGCCTCAGCTTTGAATTGATCTCCCACCGTTTTACCGCCCGGGCCAAAAAAGTAATTTTAGAGCGGTTTCCCCGGACCAAGTTGGAGATGGACGAAAAAAACCGCAAGTTGAAGTGGGGAAAATACGGCTATGGGAAATACCTCTATCCTCCGGAGCAATTGGAAACTTTGAAAAATTGGTTTACTGCTGAGATTAAAGACTATTTCCCCCAGGCGGAGATTGAGTATTTTACCTAG
- the murB gene encoding UDP-N-acetylmuramate dehydrogenase — translation MAEVKPERYRYDEPLAGYTSFRIGGPADLLVEVNTRAELANLISYCERAGIPWFFLGRGSNVLVDDAGFRGVVLRFGPDFARIKVEGTCLRAGAAAPLALVAEAAARHSLSGLEFASGIPGSLGGGIYMNAGSYGGEMKDVVISAEVYRPRTGFTILSREELKFGYRSSVLQELGGILVEALLQLTPGDEAVIRNRMKELNAQRRAKQPLEYPSAGSVFKRPEGAFAGKLIEEAGLKGYRIGQAQVSPKHAGFIVNLGGATARDVLALIKEVQTVVFERTGYRLEPEIRILCRE, via the coding sequence ATTGCCGAGGTTAAACCGGAGCGTTACCGTTATGACGAGCCGCTGGCCGGTTATACTTCATTTCGGATTGGCGGACCGGCGGATCTGCTGGTTGAAGTAAACACCCGCGCGGAGCTGGCCAATTTAATCAGCTACTGCGAACGGGCGGGAATACCCTGGTTTTTTTTAGGGCGGGGGAGCAATGTTTTGGTCGATGATGCCGGTTTTCGCGGGGTGGTGCTGCGGTTCGGACCGGATTTTGCCCGGATTAAGGTGGAAGGCACTTGCCTGCGGGCCGGAGCGGCCGCTCCCCTGGCCCTGGTGGCGGAGGCGGCCGCCCGCCACAGCTTGAGCGGGCTTGAGTTTGCGTCGGGAATCCCCGGTTCCCTCGGGGGCGGGATTTACATGAATGCCGGGTCTTACGGAGGCGAGATGAAAGATGTGGTGATCTCCGCGGAAGTTTACCGGCCCCGCACCGGGTTTACCATTTTAAGCCGGGAAGAATTGAAGTTCGGTTACCGGAGCAGCGTTTTGCAAGAGTTGGGCGGAATTTTAGTGGAGGCGCTTTTACAGTTGACCCCGGGGGACGAGGCGGTGATCCGGAACCGGATGAAGGAGCTCAACGCGCAGCGACGGGCGAAGCAACCTTTGGAGTACCCAAGTGCCGGGAGTGTCTTTAAAAGACCGGAAGGGGCTTTTGCCGGGAAGTTGATCGAAGAGGCCGGACTCAAAGGATACCGGATCGGCCAGGCTCAGGTCTCGCCGAAACACGCCGGTTTCATTGTCAATTTGGGTGGGGCCACCGCCCGGGATGTCTTGGCCCTGATCAAGGAGGTCCAAACCGTTGTTTTTGAGCGGACCGGTTACCGGTTGGAACCGGAGATTCGGATCCTTTGCCGGGAATAA
- a CDS encoding TolB-like translocation protein, with protein MKRSKLSLFLLLLLVIAVLASPALQGKTGKPEPDRVIPGDYDVWSVDWAPDGRIAFSGKQEGESGTATRIWLYRPEQAKPVLWTGTGSLVDSSPKWAPDGSGVVMVRKTVPTPERREFTTGIWWKEYPSGAGLRLTSGPQDRDPDWAPSGETLVFVRGDGLYNSSLLTIQKNGLGLTTLVANVQGFIATPHWGKDDKIYYTLLRQRKTVVEVAGQRFECWGLDRGSIWVYDLRTGENRPFLDNGDDNRHPVLSPDGRYLAYISSNGQPPVEERVVRDRGSLFVYDLASGTRFRVWDGVSLNGGPPCWSPDGTKLAFFSFRDNRPAVWSLKWKEHAQAETTSR; from the coding sequence GTGAAACGAAGCAAGCTATCTCTATTCTTGCTCCTATTGCTCGTGATTGCCGTGCTGGCCAGTCCCGCTTTGCAGGGTAAGACCGGAAAACCCGAACCGGACCGGGTCATCCCCGGTGATTATGATGTGTGGAGTGTGGATTGGGCCCCGGACGGCCGGATCGCGTTCTCCGGGAAACAGGAGGGGGAGTCGGGTACCGCGACGCGGATCTGGCTCTACCGGCCCGAGCAGGCAAAACCGGTCCTATGGACGGGAACGGGAAGTCTGGTTGATTCGTCGCCCAAATGGGCCCCGGACGGCAGCGGAGTCGTGATGGTGCGGAAAACGGTCCCGACGCCGGAGCGGCGGGAATTTACCACCGGGATCTGGTGGAAAGAGTACCCTTCCGGTGCCGGCTTGCGCCTTACTTCCGGTCCCCAGGACCGCGACCCGGACTGGGCACCGTCAGGGGAGACCCTTGTGTTTGTCCGGGGGGATGGTCTGTATAACTCTTCCCTCTTGACGATCCAAAAAAACGGGCTGGGCCTTACGACCTTGGTGGCCAATGTGCAAGGTTTTATCGCCACCCCCCACTGGGGGAAGGACGACAAGATTTACTATACACTGCTTCGGCAACGGAAAACCGTGGTGGAAGTGGCCGGCCAGCGGTTCGAATGTTGGGGTCTTGACCGCGGGAGCATTTGGGTTTATGATTTAAGGACGGGCGAGAACCGGCCTTTTTTGGATAATGGGGATGATAACCGGCATCCGGTGTTGTCTCCTGATGGCCGTTACCTGGCTTACATTTCGAGCAACGGGCAACCGCCGGTGGAAGAACGGGTGGTGCGGGACCGGGGGAGTCTGTTTGTCTATGATCTGGCCAGTGGGACCCGGTTCCGGGTTTGGGACGGCGTCAGTTTAAACGGCGGGCCGCCCTGCTGGAGCCCGGATGGGACGAAACTTGCCTTTTTCAGTTTCCGCGATAACCGGCCGGCGGTGTGGAGTCTTAAATGGAAGGAACACGCCCAAGCCGAGACCACCAGCCGGTAA